The genomic DNA CTGATCGAAATCAAAGCTAGGGTCGAGAGGACCAAAATTTGAGATGGACGAATCCTGGGGTATCTGATCCTCTAAAGCCAAGTGAGAATCTTCGTCTTGTACTGGCGAGGATTGAGAATTTGAGATGGTACTATTAATGGGCATACGTTGAGACGGTTCACAAATTCTGTGAActggagaaagaagagattgatTGGATACAGGAGAAGTTAGCTGTATCTCGACAGGCCGATTAGGGTTTATCTGCTCGGATCTTTCCCTTGCAGCACGTAGCGCTGCCTGAACTTTCGCCTTTTTCACCCCGCGCTGgctatcatcttcatcccacatACACTCGTGAGGTGTCCGTTTGCACCTCTCGCATATTCCCTGGTAATATCCTTGGCACTTCCAAACCAATATCAGGGGCAAAGAAGTGTGTCAAAGGAGAATAAATCTTACCTGCTTTTTCTTACGCTTACATGAATTACATGCTTTGGGATTACGAGTCAATCCAGGACGATGTGTTCGCTTAGTCTTTACAAGGACGGAATGAATAGCGTTGCAGGAAGACCTCTTTTTCGGTTCTTGGGAGGTATTGGAGATTGGGTATATGGATGCGTTTTTATTGACGGCTGAGGGGAGTGTATTGAATGAGGAGACTGCAAAACCTGTGGAACTATCGTCTTCGAATATGACGCCGTTCGAATCCCAGGGCACAGCGATAGATTCGCCGTAAGTATTCGTGCAAGTTTGATCGTCAGAGTACAAGACCATGTTATTTACAGCAAGTCGTGATATGGTCCAAACCTTGAAGAAGTCCGTCGTGGTGAGCGGTTAGCAATGGAGGAGGCTACATTGTCGTCGTTGATTTTCCATCTTATACTCCGTCAAAAGCTGCAGGGAGCGCATAACGAGCTACATCCGCTTTACTCTGATGGGGACAAGCGGAAACGGAGGAATGAAATGAATAGCAGCAATTCCGCAGCCGACGACGAACGCGTTATGCGCCAACTTGAACCAAGTACAGGTTGATTGGTACTTAAAGAACGCAGACTTGACGGATGTCTGTGTTCGACTTGAGCTAGCTACCGAATGGTGGCGGACGAAGGGATGTATCTCTTTTATGAGCCGACATCTCCATACTTGCAAGTACGAAGAAATGGTTAGTAAGCGATAAAGCTGGATAACGAACAAGACGATGTCGCGCCTCCACCTTTCAAAGGAGGCTCGTGCGCAGATCGGAAAACGGTTTTTGCCTGCCTAGTATGACGACATGCACTAAAGTCAATTTCAGCGTCAAACATGAATGACAGTTGGATGGCTGGGAAACATATCTTGTCAAGGAAAATGGTCTACATGCAGATGGACTCGTTGAATGACTGGTACTAAGAAACCTTCATTAGTGATGGACAACGGTACGTACCAAGTCTGGACCTACACTGCAAGTTTGCAGAGTATTTTTGTCGCCACTCCCTAAATGCCACGTACTTCTCTTATGCTCCATTCGTAAACTTGCTCAAGATGAATCTCTCACTCATACAATTGTGCGCCGCTATGTCCAACTTGACGTCGCAGAGAACAGTGTGACCTTCGTTCAAGAACTGGCGATGCCTCGCTCTCGACAAGTGTTTGGATTGTTGACTACATTACGTAACCCATCACCAGCCTCCACTATCACTGCCTCCTGCAGTGCCCGCCATCGACGGAAGATATGTCTTGCGGTGCTTCGTTCTGTGCTCCTCGTATGCAATCTGTGTCAGACATCCTTGTAAGATTTTATTAATAATATCTGAACAATCAGGAAAAGCCGGGATGTAAGGCCAGATGACTAGGAAACTGGCTGTTCAACTGAAGCTTTTTTTTGTAGGGCAGGTGATTCTAAAGCTACTGATCTGGAATCCAAGTTTTCCGAGCCCCAGGACGAAGAACCAGAGGAATCATATAGCTATAATGGAACTTCTGATTCTGATGGCTCAGAGGTATGCGTATTGCACATCCCATGGCAAACATATGCTGATTGAGCCCAACTTATTAGGCTTCCAGGTCGTCGTCCCCGGGTATAGACGATGGGGCGTTATCAGGAGATGACCTTAATCCATTGAGAAAAGCGGCGAGCTTTATCAAGTCAGGAAATGGTAAGTCGTCTACTCTACTCCGCTTTCTTGATTTGTAACTGACAGTATTCTCTGTTTATAGCCAAGGATGTTATTTTCCTTCTAGGAGCTGGTATCTCCACCTCTGCTGGTATCCCTGATTTCCGTTCCCCTTCGACCGGTCTCTATCATAACCTGCAAGCATTGGAGCTACCATTCCCAGAAGCGGTATTCGAGCTGGGATTTTTCCAGAGGAGGCCTGAACCGTTTTGGACCCTGGCAAAAGAGATATATCCCGGAAGACATTTCGTACGTTTTGAATTTACGCATGCTTCTTGCTGCGCTAGCCATGCTGACAGGGAAGCTCATAGCCTACACCTACACAttaccttcttcagctgTTCAATCGACACAACCTTCTAAAGCGTGTGTTCACCCAAAATATCGATACGCTTGAAACCCTTGCCGGATTGCCTCCTCATCTCATCGTTGAAGCCCACGGCTCTTTCGCCACTGCGCACTGCCTCAAATGTCGACGAGAAGTCGATAGAGAGGAGGTTCTTAAAGCCGGTGTTAGAAAAGGAGAGGTCGTCCGATGTGATGCGACTCTCAAGGCCatggggaaagggaagaaatgcGGTGGTTTGGTGAAGCCTGATATCGTGTTCTTTGGGGAGGGTCTCCCAGATCGGTTTTTCAAGCTTGTGCCAGTATGTTCAAATCTGAAGGATTAGATTTGTACTGAAACATTGATCACTTTCACCGTAGGAGCTGAGAAAATGCGATTTACTAATTGTTATTGGTACATCACTCCAAGTTCAACCCTTCGCCTCTCTCGTCGACTACGTTCCTTCTACATGCCCTCGTCTACTCATCAACCGCGAAGCTGTCGGACCGTTTTCCGATCTGGAGAGTAcattctcctccctccctcccagtATCTCAAAGCTCCTGAACGGTCCGAGCCCATCGAGAGACATGTTCTACGAAGGTGATGCTGACCTTGGTGCCTGGAAGCTAGCGGAAGAACTGGGTTGGAAAGATGAactggaggagatggtgaaaaaaggaagggaagaattGGAGAGGGAATGGAGGAAGCAAGAAGGGGACGTGGCTGGGGAAGGGACGAAGGAGGCTGAGAAGACGGCGGAGAAGGTGGCAAAAGCTGTGACGAAAAATAttcaggaaggagaggggcttgaagaagaagagcttgaagaagctaTCAGAAAGGTACTCAAGCTTtagagaaaagaaagaagcagGTAATGGGCGAAGGAAAACGACGCTTCGTGCCTTACTTCAAGTCGTTCATCTGTGAGGATTCACGTCAAAGCAACAAGAGCAACGCAGATGTTGGACGACGTGGCAAAATTAAAGCGATTGTAGGCGAAGCACGAGCTGTaatcaagctcaaaataTCAGGAAGCGGCATGTTGACTTCGTTTTGTGTTGAGCatgcctttttttcaaaacCTATGAAGTATTCCTCGAGAAGGACAAGTATGGGTAAGCCTGGTCAACCTCAGCCGTCAATTATTGGCTCAGACGGGACTCCAAGTGATTCAATCAATTGTACGGCTATGCAAGCGATTGAGAGAATAAGTCCATGGCGACAGAGATAGTTAAAAACATGCACAGTGACGACAAAAAATGGTCATGTAAATTCATAAAACAGTACAACGGCTCAAAACCTACGATTAGCGTCTAGTCGTAATCCCTCGAAA from Cryptococcus neoformans var. neoformans JEC21 chromosome 7 sequence includes the following:
- a CDS encoding NAD-dependent histone deacetylase, putative, which translates into the protein MAGDSKATDLESKFSEPQDEEPEESYSYNGTSDSDGSEASRSSSPGIDDGALSGDDLNPLRKAASFIKSGNAKDVIFLLGAGISTSAGIPDFRSPSTGLYHNLQALELPFPEAVFELGFFQRRPEPFWTLAKEIYPGRHFPTPTHYLLQLFNRHNLLKRVFTQNIDTLETLAGLPPHLIVEAHGSFATAHCLKCRREVDREEVLKAGVRKGEVVRCDATLKAMGKGKKCGGLVKPDIVFFGEGLPDRFFKLVPELRKCDLLIVIGTSLQVQPFASLVDYVPSTCPRLLINREAVGPFSDLESTFSSLPPSISKLLNGPSPSRDMFYEGDADLGAWKLAEELGWKDELEEMVKKGREELEREWRKQEGDVAGEGTKEAEKTAEKVAKAVTKNIQEGEGLEEEELEEAIRKVLKL